The genomic window GGCTTCGTCGCGACGGATGACCATGTTACGGATCACGGCGTCGTTGTAGCGGAAGTTGTCTTCCAGCTCGGCCAGGGCCTTGGCGGTGCACTCGACGTTCATCAGAACGTAGTGAGCCTTGTGCACGTTGTTGATGGCGTAAGCCAGCTGACGACGGCCCCAGTCTTCCAGACGGTGGACTTTGCCGCCGTCTTCTTCGATGGCCTTGGTGTAACGCTCGACCATGCCACCGACTTGTTCGCTCTGGTCCGGGTGAACCAGGAACACGATTTCGTAATGACGCATAAATGCTCCTTACGGATTGCAGCCTGCCGACAAAGCGGTCAGACAAGGAGTGAATGATTTTTTCCTTGCCACCTGAGAAGACGCGCGAACGCCTGCCCGGACGGCAAGGGCCGACATTCTAGAGAAGGGGGGAAGGTGGCGCAAGGAAATTGACGATTATTTGTACAACCGTCGCCACTGGAGTCTTTTCGTAGGAGCGAGCCTGCTCGCGAACCGGGCACGCTCGGAGCCGGCACCGTTCGCGAGCAAGCTCGCTCCTACGAAAGAAGGGTTACGCGCCGGCCTTCAACTGGCGCTGGCGAACGATCTCGAACAGGCAGACGCCGGTGGCCACCGAGACGTTCAGGCTGCTGACGCTGCCCTGCATCGGCAGCTTGGCCAGGTAGTCGCAGTGCTCGCGGGTCAGGCGGCGCATGCCCTTGCCCTCGGCGCCCATCACCAGCACGGTCGGCCCGGTGAGGTCCAGTTCATAGAGCATCTGCGTCGCCTCGCCGGCGGTGCCGACGATCCACAGGCCGCGCTGCTGGAGTTTTTCCAGGGTACGCGCCAGGTTGGTCACCGCCACCAGCGGGATCACCTCGGCGGCACCGCAGGCCACCTTGCGCACGGTGGCGTTGAGGGTGGCGGACTTGTCCTTCGGCACGATGACCGCCAGCGCGCCCGCCGCGTCGGCGGTGCGCAGGCAGGCGCCGAGGTTGTGCGGGTCGGTCACGCCGTCCAACGCCAGCAATAGTGCCGGGCCAGTGGAGCGCTCCAGCAGCTCCTCCAGCATGTTCTCGCCCCACACCTGGCTCGGGCTGACCTCGGCGACCACGCCCTGGTGCACGCCTTCGGCCCACTCGTCCAGCTCCTTGCGGTCGCGCGTGCCCACCGGCACGCGCACTTGCCCCGCCAGCTCGACCAGCGCCTGGACGCGCGGATCATGCCGCCCCTCGGCCAGCCACAGCTGCTTGACCCGCTTGGGGTGATGGCGCAGCAACGCTTCTACGGCATGGACCCCGTAGACCTTTTCCCACTGACTCATTTCTTCGCCTTACGCTTGCTGGCCGGCGCGCCACCCGTGGCACCGGCCTTGGGCGCAGCGGAGCCCTTGCGGTGCTTGGTCGGCTTGGCGGACCGGGCCTTCTGTTTGGACGGGTTGCGCGGCTTGCCCGCGGCAGGCGCGCCCTTGCCCTTGCCGGCCGCCGGCTTGTTGCCGCCAACCTTGGCTTCCTCGAGCAGCGCCTTCTTCACTTCGCGGCTCTTGCGCACGTCGGTATTGCCGAGCAATTCCTCGGCCTTGGCGAGCATCTCCGGGGCCACCGACGGCAGCGCCTGGACGACGCCGACCTTGCGCTTGCGCGGCTGCACGGCCACATCGGGTGACAGGTACGGGTCATCCGCCACCGCACGAGGCGCACGGGCCGGCTTGTCTTTCGCTGCCACAGCCTTGGGCGCCTTGCCCTTGGCCGCCTTGCCCTTGGCGACCGGCTCGGCCTTCTCACCACGTTTCTTGCGGCCGATGGGCGCGCTGAGCACGTTGTCGGAAAGCTCGAAATCGATCTTGCGCTCGTCCAGGTCGACACGCGCCACGACCACTTCGACGGTATCGCCGAGGCGGAAGCTGCGGCCGGTGCGCTCACCGGCGAGGCGGTGATGCACGGCATCGAAATGGTAGTAGTCGCCGGGCAGCGCAGTGACGTGCACCAGGCCTTCCACATAGATGTCGGTCAGTTCGACGAAGATGCCGAAGCCGGTAACGGCCGTAATCACCCCCGGGAAGGTCTCGCCCACGCGCTCGCGCATGAACTCGCACTTCAGCCAGTTGGTGACGTCGCGGGTCGCCTCGTCGGCGCGCCGCTCGGTCATCGAGCACTGCTCGCCGAGCTGCGCCAGGCGGGCTTCGTCGTACGGATAGATGCGCGCCTTGGGCATGCTGGCGGCGCCGACGCGCTGCACATGCTCGGAGGCCGCCTTGGAGCGGATCAGGCTGCGGATGGCGCGGTGGGTCAGCAGGTCCGGGTAGCGACGGATCGGCGAGGTGAAGTGGGTGTACGCCTCGTAGTTCAGGCCGAAGTGGCCGGCATTCTCGGGGCTGTACACCGCCTGGCTCAGAGAGCGCAGCATCACGGTCTGGATCAGTTGCAGGTCCGGGCGGCCTTGGATGGACTCCAGCAGCTTCTGGTAGTCGGCCGGGGTCGGGTCGCCCTTGCCGCGGTACAGGGTCAGGCCCAGTTCACCGAGGAACTGCCGCAGGTTGTTCAGTTTTTCCTGGGGCGGGCCGTCGTGGACGCGGTACAGCGCCGGAATGGAATGCTTCTCGAGGAACTTGGCGGTGGCGACGTTGGCCGCCAGCATGCATTCCTCGATCAGCTTGTGCGCATCGTTGCGCTGGGTCGGGCGGATCTCCGCAATCTTGCGGTCGGCGCCGAAGACGATGCGGGTTTCCTGGGTCTCGAAGTCGATGGCTCCGCGCACGTGGCGCGCACCCACCAGGACCTTGTACAGGTCATAGAGCGTATTGAGATGCGGCACCACCGCCGGCAGCTGTTCCTTCAGGCGCTGGCCTTCGGGGCTGTCCGGGGTTTCCAGGTACTGGCTGACCTTGGTGTAGGTCAGGCGCGCATGGGAATGGATGACCGCCTCGTAGAACTGGTAGTCGGTCATCTTGCCGGCCTTGGAGAGATTCATCTCGCAGACCATGGCCAGGCGATCGACCAGCGGATTCAGGGAGCACAGGCCGTTGGAGAGAATCTCCGGCAGCATCGGGATCACCCGCTCGGGGAAGTACACCGAGTTGCCGCGCTTGGCCGCCTCTTCATCCAGGGCCGAGCCGACCTTCACATAATGAGAGACGTCGGCGATGGCGACGAAGAGCTTCCAGCCGCCGCCCTTGCGCTTCTCGGCGTAGACCGCATCGTCGAAGTCGCGGGCGTCCTCGCCGTCGATGGTGACGAAAGGCAGGGCACGCAGGTCGACGCGTTTCTCCTTGTCCTTTTCCAGCACCTCGGGCTTGAGCTTGGCCGCTTCCTTTTCCACGGCCTCGGGCCAGGTGTGGGGAATGTCGTAGCTGCGCAGCGCGACTTCGATTTCCATGCCCGGCGCCATGTAGTCGCCGAGCACTTCCACCACCTCGCCCTGGGCCTGGCGATGCACGCTCGGCCAGACGTCGATGCGCACCTGGACGAACTGGTTGTGCTTGGCCTTGCCGGCCTTGCCCGGCGGGATCAGCACTTCCTGCTGGATCTTCGGGTTGTCGGCGACGACGGTGCCGATGCCGCTCTCGTCGAAATAGCGGCCGACGATGGTCTCGTGGGCGCGCTCGACCACTTCCACGATCGCGCCTTCGCGGCGACCCCGGCGGTCGAAGCCGGACACGCGCGCCAGGGCGCGGTCGCCGTCGAACACCAGGCGCATCTGCGTCGGGCTGAGGAACAGGTCGTCGCTGCCGTCATCGGGGATGAGGAAGCCGAAGCCGTCGCGGTGGCCGGCGATGCGGCCCAGGATCAGGTCGAGCTTGTCCACCGGCGCATAGGCGCCACGGCGGGTATAGATGAGCTGGCCGTCGCGCTCCATGGCGCGCAGTCGGCGGCGCAGCGCTTCCTCCTGCTCTTCGCCGGAGAGGCCGAGCTCGTCCATCAACTGGGAGCGCGTCGCGGGGGCGCCCCGCTCGGCGAGATGCGCCAGGATGAGTTCACGGCTGGGGATGGGGTTGTCGTATTTTTCCGCCTCGCGGGCGGCCTCGGGATCGAGGTTTTGCCAATCGGCCATTAAAGTGCGGTCACCTTATATATAGGGGTATGGATCGCCATGTGCTTATTGAAGCGCGAAATCCGCTCGTCGGTCAGCTTTGGGCGAGAATAAATTTTTTATCGCATCAGGGGTTTACAAGCGAAAACGCTCTCCGTATAGTTCGCGCCCACAGCGTCACACAGACGTTGTAACACGGAAACGATGAGCAATCATCGACTCCAGTGCCCAGGTGGCGGAATTGGTAGACGCACTAGGTTCAGGTCCTAGCGGTGGCAACACCGTGGAAGTTCGAGTCTTCTCCTGGGCACCACTTATTCAAGGATAAAGTCAGTCGCTGACAGGCTTTATCAGGCGGGTTCGGAACCCTGATAACCGAACAATAGACCGCCCGATGCAACCAAGGGTTGCATCACCGCAAGACGATGAGCGATCATCGCACCCCATGCTGAAAAGCATGCCCAGGTGGCGGAATTGGTAGACGCACTAGGTTCAGGTCCTAGCGGTGGCAACACCGTGGAAGTTCGAGTCTTCTCCTGGGCACCATCTTCAAACGAAAAAGCCGAGCACTGCTCGGCTTTTTCGTTTTTGCATTCCTGAAAATTCAAACCTGGCGTAGGAGCGGACTTCGTCCGCGATGGTATCCGGCGCGATGCGGGCCTATCGCGGACGAAGTCCGCTCCTACGAAAAATTTCCAGCACTCCTTCAAGCCTTGAACTGCCCCAGGCTCGCGCGCAACTGACCGGCCAGGCCATCGAGCACGCGCCCACTGCTGGCGGTTGCGCTCACCGCTTCGGCCGCGCGGCTCGCCTCGGCATGGATCACCTCGACCCGCCCACGCACCGCCGCAGCGCCGGCCGCCTGCTGCTGCGCCGAATGGGTCGCGGCCTCGATGGCGCCATGCACTTCTTCGACGGCACTCTGCACTTCGCGCTGCAGCCGCTCACTGTCCTGCAGCGCCGCCAATCCCTGCACCGCCTGCTCGCGAGCCTGCCCAATGGCCGACACCGCCTCACGGGCACCTTCCTGCAGGGCGCCGATGTGCGACTGGATATCGCCGGTGGACTGCTGGGTCTTGCTCGCCAGGGCGCGCACCTCATCCGCCACCACGGCAAACCCGCGACCACTCTCGCCGGCACGCGCGGCCTCGATGGCGGCGTTGAGCGCCAGCAGGTTGGTCTGCTCGGCGATTCCATGGATCACCGACAGCACCACCTCGATCTGCTCGCTCTGTCGCGCCAGGCGTTCGATCACCCCGGCGCCGTTCTGTACGCGGGACTCCAGGGTTTCGATCAGGCCACCGACCTTGCGAGCGATGGCTGCATTGTCCTGCGCGGCCTTGCGGATCTCACCGACCCGCGCCAGGGCCGCCTGCATGGAACGGCTCTCCATCTCGGCCTCGGCCGCCATGCCGGAGAGCGCCTCCAGGCTACCGGCCACCTCATTGCGCTGCCGGTCCGCCGCCGCTTCGGCACTGGCGCTGCGGCTGGCCAGCGCGGCGATTTCGCTGCCGGTCTGCTGCGCCACTTGCCCCGCCTCGCGCACGATGGGCTGCAACTTGTCGACGAAGCGGTTCACCGCGGTCGCCATTTCCCCCAACTCATCACGACTGTCCAGCCGCACACGGCGCGTGAGGTCGCCCTCCCCGGCCGCCAGGTCGTTCAAGGCCTCGATCAGCAGGCGCAGGCGATTCACCACGCGGCGGCCGAGCACGACGGCCAGGCACAGCAACACCCCCAGCCCCACCAGCAGCAGCCCCATGCCGATACGCCAGCGCAGCGTTCCCGCCGCTTCCTCGATGGAAGCCCTGGCGCCCTGACTCATGCCGTCGGCCGCCTGCTTCGCCGATTGCAGGCGGGCGGTCAGCGCCTTAGTGCTGTCGGCCGCCGCACCGGCCAGGCTGTCGCCCACCAACTGATCCCCACTGGCGACCAGGGCGGAGAAGCGCTGGTCCAGGGCGGCAATCTGCTTCTCGATGGCATCGGTGGAAACGCCCAGGCGCACCGTACCGATGACCACACCGTTGGGACTGATCGGCGCCTCGACCAGAAACACCGAGGCGTCGTGACTCGCCGCTTCGAGCACCTTGTCCAGCGCGCGTTCGCCCTTGCCCTTCTCCAGCAGCGCCTTGACCCGCGCATCCTCGCGATTGAGGTAACGGGTCAGGTGCTGCCCCTGCGGATCGTCGTAGACCACGAAGAGCACGTTGGGGTTGGCCTGGGCGCGCCGCGCATAGTCGGAGAGCAGCGGCACGTCGTTATCCCACATGGCCTTGGGCGCCACAGCCGCCAGCAGCTGCGCCAATTCCGTGGCGGACTGCCGCAAGCTCTGCTCCAGCCCCTCGCGGAGCTGGCCCTGTTCTTCCTCCAGGCGCGCCGAAAGCGCAGAACCCAGGCGCTCGCGGGTTCGCGCGGAGAGGTCGTTCAACCCGGAGGTGACCTCCCTGCCCGCCTGCTCCAACTCGCCGGCCAGGCGTTGCGATTCGTTACCCAGGCGGGTTCCCAGGTCGCTGACCAGGCCATCGACGGTGCTACGGGTGAGCCACAGGGCGATCACCAACTGCACCAGCAGCGCGATTCCCAGGGCAATGAAAGCGGGGCGCAGCAAGCGGCTGCGCAGAAGCGACAGGACGGCGGACACGGCGGGCTTCCTCCGGACGTAACGGATGTCTGGCGCGACAGGCGCCAATCCGTTTCACCAGCAAAGCGCGTGCCGACGCGCAGAATCGAACCGCCGGAAACGACAACGGGCCGCATGAGCGGCCCGTTGCGGTGTACAGCGATGGATCAGGCGAACGGATGGCGCAGGACGATGGTCTCAGCGCGGTCCGGGCCGGTGGAGATGATGTCGATGGGCGCACCGACCAGCTCCTCGACGCGCTTGATATACGCGCGCGCATTGGCCGGCAGGCCTTCCAGGGTCTGAACACCCACGGTGGATTCGCTCCAGCCCGGCAGGTCTTCATAGATCGGCTGCAGGCCGATGTAGCTGTCGGCGTCGGTCGGCGCGTCGGTCAGCAGTTCGCCGGCGGCGTTCTTGTAGCCGGTGCAGATGCGCACGGTTTCCAGACCGTCGAGGACGTCCAGCTTGGTCAGGCACAGGCCGGACAGGCTGTTGATCTCAATGGCGCGACGCAGGATGACGGCGTCGAACCAGCCGCAACGACGGGCACGGCCAGTGGTGGCGCCGAACTCGTGACCGACCTTCGCCAGGTGTGCGCCGACGTCATCGAACAGCTCGGTCGGGAACGGGCCGGAACCCACGCGAGTGGTGTAGGCCTTGGTGATACCCAGGATGTAGTCCAGGTACAGCGGGCCAAAGCCCGAACCGGTGGCGGTGCCGCCGGCGGTGGTGTTGGAGCTGGTGACGAACGGGTAGGTGCCGTGGTCGATGTCCAGCAGCGAGCCCTGGGCGCCTTCGAACATGATGTTCTCGCCGCCACGACGCAGGTCGTGCAGGGTCGAGGTCACGTCGGCCAGCAGCGGCTTGAGCTCTTCGGCGTAGGCCATGCACTCGTCCAGGGTCTTCTGGAAGTCGACTGCCGGCTCCTTGTAGTAGTTCTGCAGGACGAAGTTGTGATAGTCCAGCAGCTCACCGAGCTTGGCGGCGAAGCGCTCGCGGTGGAACAGGTCGCCAACGCGCAGGCCGCGACGGGCCACCTTGTCTTCGTAGGCCGGGCCGATGCCGCGACCGGTGGTGCCGATCTTCGCGTCGCCGCGGGCCTTCTCGCGCGCCTGGTCCAGGGCCACGTGGAAGGACAGGATCAGCGGGCAGGACGGGCTGATGCGCAGGCGCTCGCGCACCGGTACGCCTTTCTCTTCCAGCTTGGCGATCTCGCGCATCAGCGCGTCGGGCGCCAGTACCACGCCGTTGCCGATCAGGCACTGCACGCCTTCGCGCAGGATGCCCGACGGAATCAGGTGCAGAACGGTCTTCTCACCAGCGACTACCAGGGTGTGACCGGCGTTGTGGCCGCCCTGGTAACGCACCACGGCAGCAGCCTGGTCGGTCAGCAGGTCGACGATCTTGCCTTTGCCCTCATCACCCCACTGGGTGCCCAGGACTACGA from Pseudomonas sp. GCEP-101 includes these protein-coding regions:
- the rlmB gene encoding 23S rRNA (guanosine(2251)-2'-O)-methyltransferase RlmB; this encodes MSQWEKVYGVHAVEALLRHHPKRVKQLWLAEGRHDPRVQALVELAGQVRVPVGTRDRKELDEWAEGVHQGVVAEVSPSQVWGENMLEELLERSTGPALLLALDGVTDPHNLGACLRTADAAGALAVIVPKDKSATLNATVRKVACGAAEVIPLVAVTNLARTLEKLQQRGLWIVGTAGEATQMLYELDLTGPTVLVMGAEGKGMRRLTREHCDYLAKLPMQGSVSSLNVSVATGVCLFEIVRQRQLKAGA
- the rpsF gene encoding 30S ribosomal protein S6 produces the protein MRHYEIVFLVHPDQSEQVGGMVERYTKAIEEDGGKVHRLEDWGRRQLAYAINNVHKAHYVLMNVECTAKALAELEDNFRYNDAVIRNMVIRRDEAVTGQSEMLKAEESRNERRERRERPESNEGESADGEDSRDSADE
- a CDS encoding methyl-accepting chemotaxis protein, with protein sequence MATAVNRFVDKLQPIVREAGQVAQQTGSEIAALASRSASAEAAADRQRNEVAGSLEALSGMAAEAEMESRSMQAALARVGEIRKAAQDNAAIARKVGGLIETLESRVQNGAGVIERLARQSEQIEVVLSVIHGIAEQTNLLALNAAIEAARAGESGRGFAVVADEVRALASKTQQSTGDIQSHIGALQEGAREAVSAIGQAREQAVQGLAALQDSERLQREVQSAVEEVHGAIEAATHSAQQQAAGAAAVRGRVEVIHAEASRAAEAVSATASSGRVLDGLAGQLRASLGQFKA
- a CDS encoding adenylosuccinate synthase, whose product is MGKNVVVLGTQWGDEGKGKIVDLLTDQAAAVVRYQGGHNAGHTLVVAGEKTVLHLIPSGILREGVQCLIGNGVVLAPDALMREIAKLEEKGVPVRERLRISPSCPLILSFHVALDQAREKARGDAKIGTTGRGIGPAYEDKVARRGLRVGDLFHRERFAAKLGELLDYHNFVLQNYYKEPAVDFQKTLDECMAYAEELKPLLADVTSTLHDLRRGGENIMFEGAQGSLLDIDHGTYPFVTSSNTTAGGTATGSGFGPLYLDYILGITKAYTTRVGSGPFPTELFDDVGAHLAKVGHEFGATTGRARRCGWFDAVILRRAIEINSLSGLCLTKLDVLDGLETVRICTGYKNAAGELLTDAPTDADSYIGLQPIYEDLPGWSESTVGVQTLEGLPANARAYIKRVEELVGAPIDIISTGPDRAETIVLRHPFA
- the rnr gene encoding ribonuclease R — protein: MADWQNLDPEAAREAEKYDNPIPSRELILAHLAERGAPATRSQLMDELGLSGEEQEEALRRRLRAMERDGQLIYTRRGAYAPVDKLDLILGRIAGHRDGFGFLIPDDGSDDLFLSPTQMRLVFDGDRALARVSGFDRRGRREGAIVEVVERAHETIVGRYFDESGIGTVVADNPKIQQEVLIPPGKAGKAKHNQFVQVRIDVWPSVHRQAQGEVVEVLGDYMAPGMEIEVALRSYDIPHTWPEAVEKEAAKLKPEVLEKDKEKRVDLRALPFVTIDGEDARDFDDAVYAEKRKGGGWKLFVAIADVSHYVKVGSALDEEAAKRGNSVYFPERVIPMLPEILSNGLCSLNPLVDRLAMVCEMNLSKAGKMTDYQFYEAVIHSHARLTYTKVSQYLETPDSPEGQRLKEQLPAVVPHLNTLYDLYKVLVGARHVRGAIDFETQETRIVFGADRKIAEIRPTQRNDAHKLIEECMLAANVATAKFLEKHSIPALYRVHDGPPQEKLNNLRQFLGELGLTLYRGKGDPTPADYQKLLESIQGRPDLQLIQTVMLRSLSQAVYSPENAGHFGLNYEAYTHFTSPIRRYPDLLTHRAIRSLIRSKAASEHVQRVGAASMPKARIYPYDEARLAQLGEQCSMTERRADEATRDVTNWLKCEFMRERVGETFPGVITAVTGFGIFVELTDIYVEGLVHVTALPGDYYHFDAVHHRLAGERTGRSFRLGDTVEVVVARVDLDERKIDFELSDNVLSAPIGRKKRGEKAEPVAKGKAAKGKAPKAVAAKDKPARAPRAVADDPYLSPDVAVQPRKRKVGVVQALPSVAPEMLAKAEELLGNTDVRKSREVKKALLEEAKVGGNKPAAGKGKGAPAAGKPRNPSKQKARSAKPTKHRKGSAAPKAGATGGAPASKRKAKK